acaaaaatgACTTAGATTAAGAAATAAGGGATTTTAAAAGGCATTGCCTGTTTGTATAGTAAACTTAGATCATTTTCCTATGTTaactaaaatttagaattgttTCGTCGAGTTGAGAAATGTAATGaccttgaaaattcaattgaaaactGCTTCGAAGGAATTTTACTGgccaaattttatctttttaaagttttttggTGCTTTGACTGTTTGCTGTGGCTTAGGAATGAGTTTACTAAGCTTGGAATACGACTACAAATACAAATCCGTCATTGCAGCCATTAAAAgtgaagtaaaatattttgagtcgTGCATTtgagatggaaaataatttttttacagacaATGTTACGTCGAGTGATTATTTCTGGACCTCTGGTTCTGACAAAGGGTGCGAGTCGAGTTACGGTTACTGCACGGCGAAGAGATTGATTCGAAAAGAGGCAATTTGGGCATCAGGTCAACCGGACAATGCTGATGGAAACGAGAGTGCTGTTGCCGTGTATATCACCAGCGCCCAAGCGCAGCTGTTCGACTTCAATGAAGAGTCAAAATACAGATATATATGTGAGGTGAGTTGAAAAGCGATCATTGTAGCCAATATTTGTCCTCCTCGAATTTAAAACATACTCTACTTTTTAGGTTCGTGATACATCCATAGCTAAATCTGGAGGATCCGCTGTAAGGGACGAGTGCGCCTCAGTTTACAACGTCTCTCAAGGTTTACATTATAATATTAGTCTTTCGTATTTGCTTAAATATTGACTTAGCTGAAATCGACACCATTCTGAACAACACAGACAAACTGGACTTGAGGATAAAGGTTTTCTTTCTATCAATCCAAGTagggtaaaataatattcattatttgcagtgctttttgaaatgcttGGGAGAAAATTCCGGCCTGGTAATACAGTTTTAACACTGAATTTCTGggtttgctgaaaatttggtttttggtTGTCTAGATGGTGAATGGAAAATTCTTGGAGAACGAGTTTCTGGTTATTCTCGAAAATTTAGCCGATGGAAACCTGGAAGACCTTCAAAAAAACATGGGCATTATGGACGATTGCATGAAAGCATCCAGTTAAATATTCCCCTTCAAACCAGCTTTTTTTCTAAGATAGTATATTTACAGCTGGCATGGACGAGTGCGACAAGGCAGCGCAAATGATTAGCTGCAGCAACGAAAAGGCGCCCGACGTTCTCAACGGCGTCATAATGGCCATAGACCAGTCGATTCCTGTGGTATATCTGATATGCGCTAAATTAGGAAGAAATACGTTCCAaattattaaaggaaaaagcacCACTTGCACCAGAAGCGTATTGCTACAATTCATCTCTGTGTCCAGAAGCggtatgatatttttttgcacgAGCTTATCAACTTTAATTTACTATCATCAAATCAGTCGCTCTATTTGAATTACGCTCAGGAAATCTCTGCGTGCACAGGTCAGTGTGTGCATTTCTATTAATACATAGCCACAATATGCGCAGGAAATAACTGCTTGCAAAGGCATTAATTTAGGGTTCATTTCTCACAACTTTTCAAATCGTTTATCactgtttaaataataaaaaatcgtttattcGCATTTTTAGCTGACTGTAAGGTAACATTTGGATGGGTTAGATTTTGTGGAAATACAAGATACTATCTAGACGGAAGAAAGGTAATACTTGGAATATTAAAAGTTTCAGATTTCGGctgaaatacttttttttagtataaatttcaagatacATTTGTAATCTGCTGCAACATGGGGTTGAAACTTGCGTCGATCACCACTGTTGAAGATGTCGATTGCCTCGCTACTTTCGGTAATGCTAAGTTTACTTTGTAGTTTTATAGCTAACTATagtgaaatt
The nucleotide sequence above comes from Cloeon dipterum chromosome X, ieCloDipt1.1, whole genome shotgun sequence. Encoded proteins:
- the LOC135945695 gene encoding uncharacterized protein LOC135945695, which translates into the protein MTVQHTSMTTEEPTTTQITSTTTRKVVIYTKCEANVTKNKALFDAEGRLNEPDQYGFWTESCGRQFLFGKKLANWKQNFANCHKIDMEPIAFENEERQTCFHQMVASWKYGSNYWTSGLRLGASVYSWCKKNGTIPLVNANFSWIDTKPLDVGEQNCLLLSVHKQNASYQLSEKMCNDSDVFFACQGKPTPPPPCSSPVCPNFTCAKNQSYFTDTKMAQLTSTVDHGKWFTFTGRIFLFSSSKETFFGALTVCCGLGMSLLSLEYDYKYKSVIAAIKNNVTSSDYFWTSGSDKGCESSYGYCTAKRLIRKEAIWASGQPDNADGNESAVAVYITSAQAQLFDFNEESKYRYICEVRDTSIAKSGGSAVRDECASVYNVSQAEIDTILNNTDKLDLRIKCFLKCLGENSGLMVNGKFLENEFLVILENLADGNLEDLQKNMGIMDDCMKASTGMDECDKAAQMISCSNEKAPDVLNGVIMAIDQSIPVEKAPLAPEAYCYNSSLCPEASLYLNYAQEISACTADCKVTFGWVRFCGNTRYYLDGRKYKFQDTFVICCNMGLKLASITTVEDVDCLATFVYPNQNEWSWVAVSQIRSSSTRWCTSDKPFDASIFSSVTDSYQFDTFVYMTGSKNLTYAGMADTWFSICV